One stretch of Schizosaccharomyces pombe strain 972h- genome assembly, chromosome: III DNA includes these proteins:
- the gms1 gene encoding Golgi UDP-galactose transmembrane transporter Gms1 produces MAVKGDDVKWKGIPMKYIALVLLTVQNSALILTLNYSRIMPGYDDKRYFTSTAVLLNELIKLVVCFSVGYHQFRKNVGKEAKLRAFLPQIFGGDSWKLAIPAFLYTCQNNLQYVAAGNLTAASFQVTYQLKILTTAIFSILLLHRRLGPMKWFSLFLLTGGIAIVQLQNLNSDDQMSAGPMNPVTGFSAVLVACLISGLAGVYFEKVLKDTNPSLWVRNVQLSFFSLFPCLFTILMKDYHNIAENGFFFGYNSIVWLAILLQAGGGIIVALCVAFADNIMKNFSTSISIIISSLASVYLMDFKISLTFLIGVMLVIAATFLYTKPESKPSPSRGTYIPMTTQDAAAKDVDHKH; encoded by the exons ATGGCTGTCAAGGGCGACGATGTCAAATGGAAAGGTATTCCAATGAAATACATTGCATTGGTACTTTTAACAGTGCAAAATAGTGCATTGATTTTG ACACTTAACTATTCTCGAATCATGCCTGGATATGATGATAAACGTTACTTTACATCAACTGCCGTCCTTTTAAACGAACTTATTAAACTAGTTGTTTGCTTTTCGGTTGGCTATCATCAGTTCCGTAAAAACGTAGGCAAGGAAGCAAAACTTCGCGCATTTCTTCCTCAAATATTTGGAGGGGACAGCTGGAAACTTGCAATTCCAGCATTCCTTTACACCTGCCAGAACAATCTTCAATATGTTGCTGCTGGCAACCTTACTGCCGCATCTTTCCAAGTTACTTATCAGTTGAAGATTCTTACTACTGCCATCTTTTCTATCTTACTTCTCCATCGAAGACTCGGTCCCATGAAATggttttctcttttcttattGACTGGTGGCATTGCCATCGTTCAGTTGCAAAATCTTAACTCAGACGACCAAATGTCGGCAGGACCTATGAATCCCGTTACTGGCTTTAGCGCTGTACTCGTCGCGTGCTTAATTAGTGGTCTAGCTGGTGtgtattttgaaaaggtCTTGAAGGATACCAACCCTTCCTTGTGGGTTCGCAATGTGCAactttccttcttttcacTCTTCCCCTGTCTTTTCACCATTTTGATGAAGGATTATCACAATATTGCTGAAAACGGTTTTTTCTTCGGTTATAATTCAATTGTTTGGCTCGCAATCCTTTTACAAGCTGGAGGAGGTATTATCGTAGCTTTATGTGTCGCTTTTGCTGATAAcattatgaaaaatttctcAACAAGTATCAGCATCATTATTTCTTCTCTCGCAAGTGTTTATTTGATggatttcaaaatttccttaacatttttaattggAGTTATGCTCGTTATTGCTGCTACTTTTCTCTACACTAAGCCTGAAAGCAAGCCATCACCATCAAGAGGCACTTACATTCCAATGACAACCCAAGATGCTGCTGCTAAGGACGTTGATCATAAGCATTAA
- the pre10 gene encoding proteasome core particle subunit alpha 7 Pre10, protein MSSIGTGYDLGLFFSPDGRLFQAEYAYKAVENASTCIGIKCEDGVILALEKVVTSKLLKPRVNNRIGSVDRHIGIATTGFIPDGQHIVKRARDEATSWRDNYGSPIPGTVIADRLGNYVQLFTCYSSVRPFGVMSFVATYDSEGPHLYMVEPNGVYWGYNGAAAGKGRQVARNELEKLNFSSLKMKDAVKEAARILYATHDEENNKEHEIEMTWVGVETNGIHTPVPDELLQEAEAYARRIADGEEEDIAMQE, encoded by the exons ATG AGTTCAATTGGTACTGGATACGATTTAGGATTATTCTTCTCCCCGGATGGTCGTTTATTCCAAGCGGAGTACGCGTATAAAGCCGTCGAAAATGCAAG TACTTGCATTGGAATAAAATGTGAAGATGGAGTTATTCTAGCTCTAGAAAAGGTAGTTACTAGCAAACTACTTAAGCCGCGAGTAAATAACAGAATTGGGTCGGTCGATCGACACATTGGTATTGCTACTACTGGCTTTATTCCTGATGGCCAACACATCGTAAAACGTGCAAGGGACGAAGCCACCTCATGGAGAGATAACTACGGATCTCCCATCCCTGGAACAGTTATTGCTGATCGCTTGGGGAACTACGTTCAACTTTTCACTTGCTATTCTAGCGTCCGTCCATTCGGTGTTATGTCTTTTGTTGCTACTTATGACTCAGAAGGTCCACATTTGTATATGGTTGAACCTAATGGTGTTTATTGGGGTTACAACGGTGCTGCAGCTGGTAAAGGTCGGCAAGTAGCTCGAAACGAATTAGAAAAACTGAATTTTTCctcattaaaaatgaaagatgCGGTTAAAGAAGCTGCTAGAAT ATTATACGCAACTCATGACgaagaaaacaacaaaGAGCATGAAATTGAGATGACTTGGGTTGGTGTTGAAACAAACGGTATTCATACACCCGTTCCTGATGAGCTTTTGCAAGAGGCTGAAGCATATGCTCGTCGGATTGCTGATGGCGAAGAAGAGGATATTGCTATGCAAGAGTAA